The Streptobacillus felis genome includes the window ATGAATAGTAAAGAATTTATGGATGTTAGAAAAAAAGGTAGTGATTCTAAATATTATGATTGGTTTGTAATTAAAGGTGAATATCCTGATATTAAGAAAATTAATTATGAATGTTTTGCCTCGGTAAGAGAAATGCCTAAATTAAATACAGTTAATAAAGAAGTGCAAGATTTTTTAATTACAGTAGGGAAATATTGGATAGAAGAATTTGATATAGATGGTTGGAGACTTGATGTTGCTGATGAAATATCTTATGAATTTTGGAGAAGGTTTAGAACTGAAATTAAAAATATAAAAGATGATGCTGTATTAATAGGTGAAAGTTGGCACGATGGATATCCTTTTCTTAAGGGGGACCAATATGATGGTATAATGAATTATGGATTTACAAAAGCAGTACTTGATTATGTCGCTAAAGATAGGATAGATTCAAATGGACTATGCCATAGTTTGACTAGATTATTAATGAGAAATTTAGGTCAGGTAAATATTATGAATATGAATCTTTTAGATTCTCATGATACTGTTAGATTTTTAACTGATGTAAATGGGTCTAAGGATAAATTATTGATGGCTCTTTCTCTATTATTTACGTTTATTGGAACACCATGTATATATTATGGAACTGAAATACTTATGGAAGGTTATTCTGATCCTGATTGTAGAAGATGTTTTAATTGGAATGAAAAAAAATGGGATAGTATGTATTTATCAAAACTTAAAGAATTAATATCTCTTAGAAAAGAAAAAATAATTCAATATGGTGATGTTAAATTTGAAGTGGTAGAAAGTATGTTTAAAATGACGAGATATTTAGGAGATAAAGAAATAATTTTAATCTTAAATATGAGTAAAAATGATAAAATCCTTTCTTTAGGAGATGTTATTTCTAGTAATAAATATGAAAATAATATTTTAAAACACGAGGGATATATAGTATATAGAAGGTAGGAAATATGATATTTAAATATAGAAGAGGAAATCCAATTAAAACTGATAGCACAGTTATGTATATAGAGAGTAATAATGAATTGGATTTTTTCAATAAAACAATAAAAGATAAAAAAATTTTATTTGATATAGATGAAAATACTTTTGTTTATGGTTTAGGTGGTAGTAATAGAGGTATAAATAAAATTGGATATACATATACATCTTATTGTAGTGATGATCCCGTACATACAGAAGACAAGACTTCTTTATATGCAGCACAGAATTTTTTTGTGATAAAAAATAAAAAAGATATATTTGGGATATTTATAGATAGTCCATCTAAAATAACTTATGATGTAGGGTTTACAGAAATAGATAAATTTAATATAGAAATTGAAAGTGAAGATTATGATATCTATTATATTAAATCAAAAACAATTTTAGATATTGTTAAAGAATTTAGGAAATTAGTAGGAAGAAGTTATATACCTCCTAGATGGGCCTTTGGATACGGGCAAAGTAGATGGGGATATATGAATGAAGAAGATATAGTCAGAGTTTATGATAAACATTATGAAAATAATATAGGATTAGATATGATTTATTTAGACATAGATTATATGGATAATTTTAAAGATTTTACAATAAATAAAGAAAGATTTCCTGATTTAGAAAAATTAGTTAAAAATTTAAAAAATAAAAATGTAAGACTTATACCTATTATTGATGCTGGAGTAAAAATAGAAAAAGGTTATGATGTATATGAAGAAGGTGTGAAAAAAGGTTATTTTTGTAAAGATGAAAAGGGGAATGATTTTGTGGGTTCAGTTTGGCCGGGTTTAGTACATTTTCCAGATTTTTTAAATAAAGATGCAAGAGAATGGTTTGGTATGAAATACAAATACCTTATAGATAAAGGTATTGAGGGCTTTTGGAACGATATGAACGAGCCAGCTATATTTTTTACAGATAGAGGAATAGAAAATATGTTTTCTAAAATTGAAAAATATAGAGGTAAAAAGGATATAGGTGTATTTGATTTATGGGAAATGAAAGATTCTTTCATGGAAATGAATAATTCTGACTTAGATTATAAAAAAATGTATCATAATTTAGATGGTAATATTATTAATCACTATAATGTACATAATTTATATGGATATAATATGACTAGAAGTGCGGGTGAAATGATAGAAAAAATTTCTCCTGAAGAAAGAAAATTGTTATTTTCTAGAGCATCATTCATAGGTATGCATAGATATGGTGGTATATGGACAGGAGATAATTTTTCTTGGTGGTCACATATATTATTATCTATGCAACAAATGGTTGGATTAAATATGTGTGGTTTTATGTATATAGGGTCTGATATAGGTGGATTTAGTGGTAATTGTAGTGAAGATTTAATGATGAGATGGCTAGAATTTGCAACTTTTACCCCACTGATGAGAAATCATTCTGCAATAGGAACTAGAAATCAAGAATTATATCAGTATAAAAATATTAATAAATTAAGTAGTATTATTGATATAAGATATAGATTATTACCATATATATATAGTACTTTTATGAAATGTGTACTTAGAGATGAAATGTATTTTAAACCTTTAGCATTTGAATTTGATGATGAAATTTCAATTCGAATTGATGATCAATT containing:
- a CDS encoding glycoside hydrolase family 13 protein, translating into MINKAGFYHEPVSRYCFAINDNELVIRLRIDKKDKNKEVYFIYGKKYDFYLKRNEKRIYVKYEDDTYAYFEFNIKLEDVRLAYVFKMVDGEKEYYYSEDGVTEVYDFKLAYYNFFQVPYINKNDVMPTINWCRSAIYYQIFVDRFYKGKEKDETYINLKWGNKPKPTSFAGGDLEGIRKKIPHLKDLGINVIYLTPIFSAETNHKYDTLNYFEIDKQFGDKEDFKKLVDDIHANGMKIVLDAVFNHINMNSKEFMDVRKKGSDSKYYDWFVIKGEYPDIKKINYECFASVREMPKLNTVNKEVQDFLITVGKYWIEEFDIDGWRLDVADEISYEFWRRFRTEIKNIKDDAVLIGESWHDGYPFLKGDQYDGIMNYGFTKAVLDYVAKDRIDSNGLCHSLTRLLMRNLGQVNIMNMNLLDSHDTVRFLTDVNGSKDKLLMALSLLFTFIGTPCIYYGTEILMEGYSDPDCRRCFNWNEKKWDSMYLSKLKELISLRKEKIIQYGDVKFEVVESMFKMTRYLGDKEIILILNMSKNDKILSLGDVISSNKYENNILKHEGYIVYRR
- a CDS encoding TIM-barrel domain-containing protein, whose translation is MIFKYRRGNPIKTDSTVMYIESNNELDFFNKTIKDKKILFDIDENTFVYGLGGSNRGINKIGYTYTSYCSDDPVHTEDKTSLYAAQNFFVIKNKKDIFGIFIDSPSKITYDVGFTEIDKFNIEIESEDYDIYYIKSKTILDIVKEFRKLVGRSYIPPRWAFGYGQSRWGYMNEEDIVRVYDKHYENNIGLDMIYLDIDYMDNFKDFTINKERFPDLEKLVKNLKNKNVRLIPIIDAGVKIEKGYDVYEEGVKKGYFCKDEKGNDFVGSVWPGLVHFPDFLNKDAREWFGMKYKYLIDKGIEGFWNDMNEPAIFFTDRGIENMFSKIEKYRGKKDIGVFDLWEMKDSFMEMNNSDLDYKKMYHNLDGNIINHYNVHNLYGYNMTRSAGEMIEKISPEERKLLFSRASFIGMHRYGGIWTGDNFSWWSHILLSMQQMVGLNMCGFMYIGSDIGGFSGNCSEDLMMRWLEFATFTPLMRNHSAIGTRNQELYQYKNINKLSSIIDIRYRLLPYIYSTFMKCVLRDEMYFKPLAFEFDDEISIRIDDQLLIGDEIMIAPVYKANQNGRIVYLPEEMKMVKFKESNVLCEEILEKGHHYIKTELDEFCIFIRKGKKIPYANIAKNESEVNFDVFNFLGYDNATYEYYNDNGIVRKVSEKYIKTI